Proteins encoded in a region of the Novipirellula caenicola genome:
- a CDS encoding DUF2891 domain-containing protein → MPHFRPISVCLLSLFAFTAQTSSLMGQTSDGGTDDAANRFGTIDAAVADEWAALVLGAIDTEFPNKLSLVYVDADQIKTPQENFPAFYGCFDWHSSVHGHWLLARLLRTHPTMQTAPKIRTALATHLTQENIQRETEFFRRDEHKTFERMYGWAWYLRLVLELDRWDDADAQIWRENLRPLETLFVERITAYLPLLTFPIRTGQHTDTGFALGQILDYARAMQLEPLEQLVIDRAGAFYRSDVDYPVQYEPSGHDFFSSGWNEADLMRRVMPTATFVRWLEKFVPDVAVQLHDGTIAPVHVSDLTDGKLVHLAGLNLNRAWCLRAVANALPEDHRLRQPMLESAEKHLAAGLAYVNSGHYEGDHWLATFGLYALTQASESTQASENGHE, encoded by the coding sequence ATGCCGCACTTCCGTCCGATTTCGGTCTGTCTGTTGTCACTTTTCGCTTTCACAGCGCAAACGAGTTCCTTGATGGGGCAGACCAGCGATGGAGGAACCGACGACGCGGCGAACCGCTTTGGGACGATCGACGCGGCGGTGGCAGACGAGTGGGCTGCGTTGGTGCTGGGGGCGATCGATACCGAGTTTCCTAACAAGCTGTCGCTGGTCTACGTCGATGCGGACCAGATCAAGACGCCCCAGGAAAACTTTCCAGCCTTCTACGGTTGCTTCGATTGGCACAGCAGCGTGCATGGGCATTGGCTGCTGGCGCGATTGCTACGCACCCATCCCACGATGCAGACCGCCCCGAAAATCCGCACCGCGCTGGCGACGCACTTGACGCAAGAAAACATCCAGCGTGAAACCGAGTTCTTTCGCCGCGATGAACATAAGACCTTCGAGCGCATGTACGGATGGGCTTGGTATTTGCGACTGGTGCTCGAACTCGACCGCTGGGACGACGCCGATGCACAAATTTGGCGTGAGAACTTGAGGCCGCTGGAAACGTTGTTCGTCGAGCGGATCACGGCCTATTTGCCGCTATTGACGTTTCCGATCCGCACCGGTCAGCATACCGATACCGGATTTGCTCTGGGGCAAATTCTCGACTACGCCCGCGCGATGCAGCTCGAACCGCTGGAACAACTGGTGATCGATCGCGCCGGTGCGTTCTACCGCAGCGACGTCGATTATCCGGTGCAGTACGAACCGTCGGGGCACGATTTCTTTTCGTCGGGATGGAACGAAGCCGATTTGATGCGCCGCGTGATGCCAACCGCGACATTCGTCCGCTGGCTCGAAAAATTTGTACCCGACGTCGCCGTGCAACTCCACGATGGGACGATCGCGCCGGTACACGTCAGCGATCTCACGGATGGCAAGTTGGTTCATTTGGCGGGGCTGAACCTAAACCGCGCCTGGTGTCTGCGGGCCGTCGCCAACGCGTTACCCGAAGATCATCGGTTGCGTCAGCCAATGCTGGAGAGTGCCGAGAAACATCTGGCTGCGGGATTGGCTTACGTGAACAGCGGGCACTACGAGGGTGACCACTGGTTAGCCACGTTTGGTCTGTATGCGCTCACTCAAGCAAGCGAAAGCACTCAAGCAAGCGAAAACGGTCATGAGTGA
- a CDS encoding Nramp family divalent metal transporter: protein MSDAEQPTRPRFRLASGPGLLVTAAFIGPGTVVTASRAGTEFGCTLLWTVLFAVIGTILLQSMAARLGILTGSGLSEAIRAVLKNSPWLRPMLGLVIIAIGFGNAAYQTGNLTGAVVGVSSLLGGSTQAWTAVLGIVTTLIIAVGRERLLQGVLVCLVVLLSIAFLYTAAAGMPSLGRVTAGLFVPRVTSQNLTLVLAMIGTTIVPYNLFLHASRSASTWHGVPENDAIRHSRWDTAVSISLGGLVTAAILLTASGAFFDQGIRWDTPDQIAAGLRPTLGVFSGHAFAIGLFCAGLTSAVTAPLATAYAVCGCLGWPADPSSKAFRAIAISVIAAGVTAAMMMHGSPVLTIVVAQVTNGMLLPIVAALMLVVIQKRTAGSPLAMSPAGVYAAWAVVAMVSLLGLWRVLAAVN, encoded by the coding sequence ATGAGTGACGCGGAGCAACCGACGCGGCCGCGATTTCGGCTAGCCAGCGGCCCTGGGCTGCTGGTTACCGCCGCGTTCATTGGCCCTGGGACTGTGGTCACGGCCAGTCGAGCGGGCACCGAGTTTGGTTGCACGTTACTGTGGACGGTGTTGTTTGCGGTGATCGGCACGATTTTGTTGCAATCGATGGCAGCACGATTGGGGATCCTCACCGGCAGCGGGCTCAGCGAAGCGATCCGCGCGGTGCTGAAAAATTCGCCTTGGCTACGTCCTATGCTGGGGTTGGTGATCATCGCGATCGGGTTTGGCAACGCCGCCTATCAGACGGGAAATCTGACGGGCGCCGTGGTTGGCGTCTCTTCGCTGTTGGGTGGATCCACGCAAGCCTGGACTGCGGTGCTGGGGATCGTCACCACGTTGATCATCGCAGTGGGCCGCGAGCGATTGCTGCAAGGCGTGCTCGTTTGCTTGGTCGTGCTGTTGAGCATCGCTTTTCTGTATACCGCGGCGGCCGGAATGCCGTCGCTCGGGCGAGTGACCGCAGGATTATTCGTGCCCCGGGTTACGTCACAGAATCTGACGTTGGTGTTGGCGATGATCGGCACCACGATTGTTCCCTACAACCTATTTTTGCACGCCAGTCGCTCGGCGTCGACTTGGCACGGCGTTCCGGAAAACGATGCGATTCGTCACTCGCGATGGGATACCGCCGTTTCAATTTCACTCGGCGGGTTGGTCACGGCCGCGATCCTATTGACGGCCAGTGGAGCGTTTTTCGATCAAGGAATCCGCTGGGACACTCCCGATCAGATTGCCGCGGGATTGCGACCGACGCTGGGCGTTTTCAGCGGGCATGCCTTTGCGATCGGACTGTTCTGTGCGGGTTTGACCAGCGCGGTGACTGCGCCCTTGGCCACCGCCTATGCGGTCTGCGGTTGTTTGGGGTGGCCGGCTGATCCCAGCAGCAAAGCATTTCGAGCAATCGCGATCTCGGTAATCGCCGCGGGCGTGACAGCTGCCATGATGATGCACGGCAGCCCTGTATTGACGATTGTCGTCGCGCAAGTCACCAATGGGATGTTGTTGCCAATCGTCGCCGCGCTGATGTTGGTCGTCATCCAAAAACGCACCGCGGGCTCGCCACTAGCGATGTCGCCCGCGGGCGTCTATGCCGCCTGGGCAGTGGTTGCAATGGTCAGCCTGCTCGGATTGTGGCGAGTGCTGGCTGCCGTTAATTGA
- a CDS encoding neutral/alkaline non-lysosomal ceramidase N-terminal domain-containing protein, with translation MLSNRFTFGSAGNKRAIRSLPFSSPVTGCLISLVLAQSLLTWCGSGAAEPPAPVAAVYSVGIAKQNISPAYPVRLNGFAFRKTESEGTSQPLWARALAIGTDEQKPIVLVTLDSLGIRSTLVDEVHRRLAEHTKLAREHLIVTFTHTHSAPKVNGASDNIFAEPIPPEHQLHLDQYTEELIVDLVAVIQAALADRQPASLSWTVGEVKFALNRRTSGGPVDHALPCLIVRSADDAKSVRGIYTTYACHCVTLSQNLLSGDWAGYAVEAIERHFPAAIGMVSIGCGADQNPNSGVTGDKVDIAQQQGMQIGDEVARLVKGGTIKPLAEPLSVSSGSVQLPFHSIPTRQEYEVMQAAGGPAGYNATTQLARLDRGEEIPKSLPYPLQVCHFGDQLCMVFMAGEVCVDYSLRLKSELDPARLWMHGYSHDFGAYIPSERLWAEGGYGAGAEAPYFALPNKLAQGLEQTIIDEVHRLVPISYQTAKNPPVVNGESSQLEVSRTDGIPPKSPQQALQEFQTHADLQVQLVASEPQITDPVAIDFGPDGSVWVVQMSDYGHGIEEEFVPSGEVRVLKDLDGDGFYESSTVFMDGLRYPTDVKVWKDGALICDAPNIIFARDQDADGRAETSAVLFSGFETHNGQARVNSLRWGLDIWLYGSGGLFGGSISNQQGAVVDVSGRDFRIQPDLGLIEPVTGRSQQGRVRDDFGNWFGCDNSSLIRHYPVVDHYLQRNPFVPPPLSSLNVPAGENAGKLFPPNDLVLFRLSGAPGRATAACGIEIYRDSYLGPDYNNNSFTCEPVNQLVYRQVLERQGATFRGQRAADELDSEFLTSTDRWFRPVQARTGPDGGLWVVDMYRYVIEHPKWIPDETLAEIDVFAGQGKGRIYRVVPTAKDPQSQPALSELNDQELAKAIDTDNGIIRDLVHQMLLWRDAKDTRDELLRIAQTSQNPAVRIQALAALDGLKQLSSEAILLALADSHPDVRRHGVRMSESSLTDPKVSAAVLKLANDPAFEVRMQVAYSIALIESDDVTKPLTQLATESTDPYLQSAVLSSLTPSNVGPIAEQILATEKSRELVGSEVVATTAGMGSATAIESALNRILESSDEWQWWQLESLAQILDGLDRRALSGELGIGKAPDRNQQPAQVQIKITPRQTQAARSILLAARKRILDPSVTDSQAAMALKLLGRRFGPVSQSLLSPAPIQAGSEPPIEITSEIAKLISLQFSNHRQIAAVQAIGRRGDSAGGQALLSCVESATPQVRTVLVQTLLEHPDWDASILTGLQSSLLYSSDFSADDRQRFIERQPTKTRPLAMKWLGDGAGSDRKQLVADWMDVSALPADAQQGKALFAKHCSVCHKFDGVGYEVGPDLTALTNRSDAFLLQAILDPNRDVDARYQRYTALMDDGRVVSGQIMNETASSVTLMEQEAKQHVVLRNQLEELRASGKSAMPEGLEEIISKQEMSHILAYVQGADSEAYQIARSLLDDTLAAAEREELIAKWPQYSAEMITALTSDMPDDVNEQYRRIPWIWRVAIAAGKRNQSKELLQVLDVSLPQLQQPLTDWQAVVVGGGLINGISQTGDWPLDRVQRLISGDGPLVARWNQMISQASEMSDDAQVRPGTRYDALRLIALAPWATHGEQLAGYLTNANAELQMGAVSGLSDMPAAEAGQAILAALPNLNSHNRELALDALLRTVPRAQRLLTAIGENDVNPNWLGESRVKQLHQHVNPAVRRQAAEVLAEAK, from the coding sequence ATGCTCTCGAATCGCTTCACCTTTGGTAGTGCTGGTAACAAACGAGCCATCCGCTCCCTCCCGTTCTCGAGTCCCGTTACCGGCTGCCTGATCTCACTGGTTCTTGCCCAGTCTCTGCTAACTTGGTGCGGATCGGGGGCTGCCGAACCGCCCGCGCCTGTGGCTGCGGTCTATAGTGTTGGCATTGCCAAACAAAACATTTCCCCAGCTTACCCCGTTCGACTGAATGGGTTTGCGTTTCGAAAGACTGAATCGGAAGGTACTTCGCAACCCTTGTGGGCTCGAGCATTAGCGATCGGCACCGATGAACAAAAACCAATCGTGCTGGTCACTCTTGACAGTCTGGGCATCCGCTCGACTTTGGTTGACGAAGTTCATCGGCGGCTTGCGGAGCACACCAAACTCGCGCGTGAGCACCTGATCGTCACCTTCACCCATACCCATAGTGCACCGAAAGTGAACGGTGCCTCGGACAACATTTTTGCCGAGCCGATTCCTCCCGAACACCAGCTGCACCTTGATCAGTACACCGAAGAACTGATTGTCGACCTGGTTGCTGTGATCCAGGCCGCCCTAGCCGATCGCCAACCAGCATCGCTTAGCTGGACGGTCGGTGAGGTTAAATTCGCCTTGAATCGACGAACCAGTGGAGGTCCCGTCGATCATGCGTTACCGTGCTTGATCGTGCGTTCTGCAGACGATGCGAAGTCGGTTCGTGGCATCTACACCACCTACGCCTGCCACTGCGTGACGTTATCGCAAAATCTGCTAAGCGGAGATTGGGCAGGCTATGCTGTCGAAGCAATCGAGCGTCATTTCCCCGCTGCCATTGGGATGGTGTCGATTGGCTGCGGCGCCGATCAGAATCCAAATAGTGGTGTCACGGGCGACAAGGTCGATATCGCGCAACAACAAGGGATGCAGATCGGCGATGAAGTCGCCAGGCTTGTCAAAGGAGGCACAATCAAGCCGCTTGCGGAGCCGTTATCGGTTTCCAGCGGCAGTGTCCAGCTACCCTTTCACAGCATCCCCACGCGTCAGGAATACGAAGTGATGCAGGCCGCTGGCGGTCCCGCCGGTTATAACGCCACAACCCAATTGGCTCGTTTGGACCGCGGAGAGGAGATTCCGAAATCGCTCCCCTATCCGCTCCAAGTTTGCCATTTTGGCGACCAACTTTGCATGGTTTTTATGGCTGGCGAAGTTTGTGTCGACTATTCGCTGCGGCTCAAATCGGAGCTGGATCCAGCACGTTTGTGGATGCACGGTTACAGCCACGATTTTGGCGCATATATCCCATCCGAGCGATTGTGGGCCGAAGGCGGTTACGGGGCCGGCGCGGAAGCTCCGTACTTTGCACTCCCCAACAAACTGGCGCAAGGACTGGAACAAACGATTATCGATGAAGTCCATCGCTTGGTGCCGATAAGTTATCAAACCGCCAAGAACCCTCCGGTTGTCAATGGTGAGTCGAGCCAGCTTGAGGTAAGCCGCACCGACGGCATCCCCCCTAAATCACCTCAGCAGGCGTTGCAGGAATTTCAGACACACGCTGACCTGCAAGTTCAGTTGGTCGCCAGTGAACCGCAGATCACCGACCCAGTCGCGATCGATTTCGGACCTGACGGCAGTGTCTGGGTTGTGCAGATGTCCGACTATGGTCACGGGATTGAAGAGGAGTTTGTTCCCAGCGGAGAGGTGCGGGTGCTAAAGGATCTTGACGGTGATGGATTCTACGAATCGTCGACCGTGTTTATGGACGGGCTACGCTACCCCACTGATGTCAAAGTCTGGAAAGACGGCGCGCTGATCTGCGATGCCCCCAATATTATTTTTGCGCGCGACCAAGACGCCGACGGACGCGCAGAAACATCCGCTGTGCTCTTTAGTGGGTTTGAAACACATAACGGCCAAGCACGCGTCAACAGCCTGCGGTGGGGACTCGATATTTGGTTGTACGGCTCTGGCGGATTGTTTGGTGGATCAATCTCAAATCAGCAAGGAGCCGTCGTGGATGTTTCCGGCAGAGACTTCCGAATTCAACCTGATCTGGGACTGATCGAACCGGTTACAGGCCGTAGCCAACAAGGCAGAGTCCGTGATGATTTCGGCAACTGGTTTGGTTGCGACAATAGCAGTCTGATTCGTCACTATCCGGTTGTGGATCATTACCTACAACGCAATCCGTTTGTACCGCCACCGCTGAGCTCGCTGAACGTCCCGGCTGGCGAGAACGCTGGCAAGCTATTTCCGCCCAACGATCTGGTGCTGTTCCGTTTATCCGGCGCCCCAGGTCGCGCCACGGCTGCGTGTGGGATCGAAATTTATCGCGACAGCTATCTCGGCCCGGACTACAACAACAATTCGTTCACTTGCGAGCCCGTGAATCAGCTGGTCTATCGGCAGGTCTTGGAGCGCCAGGGAGCCACATTTCGAGGACAGCGTGCCGCTGATGAACTGGACTCAGAATTCCTGACCTCAACGGACCGTTGGTTTCGACCCGTGCAAGCTAGAACGGGGCCTGACGGTGGACTCTGGGTAGTGGACATGTACCGCTACGTGATCGAACACCCCAAGTGGATTCCGGATGAAACCTTGGCCGAAATCGATGTCTTTGCTGGCCAGGGCAAAGGGCGGATTTATCGCGTCGTGCCGACCGCCAAAGATCCGCAGAGCCAACCCGCGCTAAGCGAATTAAACGACCAGGAATTAGCCAAAGCGATCGACACGGATAACGGGATCATCCGTGATTTAGTGCACCAAATGTTGCTGTGGCGTGATGCCAAGGACACCCGCGACGAGCTTCTGCGGATCGCTCAGACAAGCCAAAATCCTGCGGTGCGAATCCAAGCCCTGGCCGCTCTCGATGGGCTCAAGCAACTCTCAAGCGAAGCGATCCTACTCGCGTTAGCGGATTCGCACCCCGACGTTCGGCGACACGGCGTACGGATGAGCGAGAGCTCTCTAACCGACCCGAAGGTTTCGGCGGCTGTTTTGAAACTTGCCAACGACCCAGCTTTCGAAGTTCGTATGCAGGTTGCCTACTCAATTGCATTGATTGAGTCCGATGACGTGACCAAACCGTTGACTCAACTGGCGACCGAATCAACCGATCCCTATTTGCAGTCAGCGGTACTGAGTTCGTTAACTCCCAGCAACGTCGGTCCCATTGCGGAACAAATTTTAGCAACCGAAAAGTCACGTGAACTGGTCGGCTCTGAGGTGGTTGCGACCACCGCTGGAATGGGCAGTGCAACGGCAATTGAATCCGCCCTCAACCGCATTCTGGAATCCAGTGATGAATGGCAATGGTGGCAGTTAGAAAGCTTGGCTCAAATTCTCGACGGTCTCGACCGCCGTGCTCTCAGCGGTGAACTGGGGATTGGCAAAGCGCCGGATCGCAATCAACAGCCCGCGCAAGTTCAGATCAAAATCACACCCCGACAGACGCAGGCTGCTCGATCGATCCTCCTTGCCGCAAGAAAACGAATTCTTGATCCAAGCGTCACGGATAGTCAGGCGGCAATGGCTTTGAAACTACTGGGACGCCGATTCGGTCCGGTTTCCCAGTCGCTGTTGAGCCCCGCCCCCATCCAAGCTGGATCTGAACCGCCGATCGAGATCACCTCCGAGATTGCCAAACTGATTAGTCTACAGTTTTCCAATCATCGTCAAATTGCCGCCGTCCAAGCGATCGGTCGGCGTGGGGACTCAGCCGGCGGCCAAGCGTTACTATCCTGCGTTGAATCAGCGACTCCGCAAGTCCGTACAGTGTTGGTCCAGACCCTGCTGGAACACCCCGACTGGGATGCGTCGATCTTGACTGGATTGCAATCCAGCTTACTTTACTCGAGCGACTTTTCTGCGGACGATCGGCAACGATTCATCGAACGCCAACCAACGAAAACTCGCCCCTTGGCCATGAAGTGGTTGGGTGATGGAGCCGGCAGCGATCGCAAGCAACTCGTCGCCGATTGGATGGACGTCTCTGCGTTGCCAGCGGATGCTCAACAAGGCAAAGCTCTGTTTGCAAAGCACTGTAGCGTTTGCCACAAGTTCGACGGTGTGGGATATGAGGTGGGTCCCGATTTGACCGCACTGACAAATCGATCCGACGCATTTTTACTGCAGGCGATATTGGATCCGAACCGAGACGTGGATGCGCGGTACCAACGGTACACTGCTCTAATGGACGACGGTCGCGTCGTGTCTGGTCAAATTATGAACGAGACAGCATCCAGCGTTACCCTGATGGAGCAGGAAGCGAAGCAACACGTGGTACTCAGGAATCAATTGGAGGAGCTACGCGCGAGCGGAAAGTCGGCGATGCCCGAAGGCCTCGAAGAAATTATTAGCAAACAAGAGATGTCGCACATCTTGGCCTACGTTCAGGGTGCCGATTCGGAAGCCTATCAAATCGCCCGATCGCTACTCGACGACACCCTGGCCGCAGCAGAGCGGGAAGAGCTGATCGCGAAATGGCCGCAGTATTCGGCGGAGATGATCACCGCTCTCACGTCGGACATGCCTGACGATGTGAACGAACAGTACCGCCGGATTCCATGGATTTGGCGAGTTGCGATCGCGGCCGGAAAGCGGAATCAATCGAAGGAACTGCTCCAAGTGCTCGACGTCAGTCTCCCTCAACTGCAACAACCACTCACGGACTGGCAGGCCGTCGTTGTTGGTGGTGGATTGATCAACGGGATCAGCCAAACCGGTGACTGGCCCCTCGACCGTGTGCAGCGTCTGATCTCTGGAGATGGTCCACTGGTTGCACGCTGGAATCAAATGATATCGCAAGCCTCTGAAATGTCGGACGATGCTCAAGTGCGTCCAGGGACTCGCTATGATGCACTCCGCCTGATCGCGCTCGCTCCGTGGGCGACGCATGGCGAACAATTGGCGGGCTATTTGACAAACGCTAACGCGGAACTGCAAATGGGGGCGGTCAGTGGTCTGTCCGACATGCCGGCGGCTGAAGCGGGACAGGCAATCCTTGCTGCTCTGCCCAACCTGAATTCGCATAATCGGGAGCTGGCTCTCGACGCACTACTGCGAACGGTTCCCCGCGCCCAGCGATTGCTCACCGCGATCGGAGAGAACGACGTCAACCCGAACTGGCTTGGAGAATCCCGTGTCAAACAACTGCATCAACACGTCAATCCGGCAGTACGACGACAGGCGGCGGAGGTCTTAGCAGAAGCAAAATAG
- a CDS encoding tetratricopeptide repeat protein codes for MTTGLCLLLIEFALTLLGVGRSTDHADPFVGFSNQVPLFEPFTDEAGKSWLRTAENKLVWFNDQQFGAAKPANTKRIFCVGGSTTFGRPYDDTTSFCGWLREWLPHIDATTNWEVVNAGGVSYASYRVATVMQELTAYEPDVFIVYTGQNEFLERRTYADFFDQSAIQLWLSGWLAKTRTYGCIDSILRRQRDTKPNPNVSVLPAEVDERLNHTIGPSDYVRDDEWRRGVRLHFQFNLNRMIDIARASGAKILFVVPASNEKDCSPFKIEPEATDFQDGQSAFAKLDFARAKEAFQTALNLDICPLRAPDDFMDIVRNLPKADDVCVVDFDRQLREVCLAEQGHDLLGDEYFLDHVHPTIDVHRRLSLWIADAMRRSEWLSPAALGTKDIPSETLADVDALIQSRIDPRKQGVALRNLAKVMHWSGKFEVAEARARDAIAKLNGDAESQFILADCLRWTGRIDESVRVYQRAVNEFPGDLRGAQRFGQLLLELGQYETAQGLFSIAVIGWPETNPRHWSARYQLSLACIGLADFESARTELQRCHEHDPKNMDVTFALAESCAGVGDTDTALKLYNRVLDAFPNDVETHVRLGYLQLNRMDPQAAAASFATALLLAPEHPQAQAGKRIASQLIATQSKSSPRT; via the coding sequence GTGACAACGGGCCTGTGCTTACTGCTGATCGAATTCGCGTTGACGCTGCTGGGCGTCGGACGATCGACCGATCACGCGGACCCGTTTGTCGGCTTTTCAAACCAAGTCCCCTTGTTCGAACCATTCACCGATGAAGCCGGGAAATCATGGCTTCGAACGGCGGAGAACAAATTGGTTTGGTTCAACGACCAACAATTCGGCGCCGCCAAACCAGCCAACACCAAACGCATCTTTTGCGTGGGTGGATCCACGACGTTCGGACGCCCCTACGACGACACCACGTCCTTCTGCGGCTGGCTTCGAGAATGGTTGCCGCACATCGACGCAACCACCAACTGGGAAGTCGTCAACGCCGGCGGTGTTAGCTACGCGAGCTATCGTGTTGCCACCGTGATGCAGGAATTGACCGCCTACGAACCCGATGTCTTCATCGTCTACACCGGCCAGAACGAGTTCCTCGAACGTCGCACCTACGCCGACTTCTTTGATCAATCCGCAATACAGCTTTGGCTCAGCGGGTGGCTCGCCAAGACTCGCACGTATGGCTGCATCGACTCGATCCTTCGGCGTCAACGCGACACGAAACCGAATCCCAACGTCAGTGTGCTGCCCGCCGAAGTCGACGAACGACTCAATCACACCATTGGCCCATCGGACTATGTTCGCGACGATGAGTGGCGCCGCGGTGTTCGACTCCATTTCCAGTTCAACCTCAATCGAATGATCGACATCGCTCGTGCATCGGGCGCGAAGATCCTGTTTGTCGTGCCGGCGTCCAACGAAAAGGATTGCAGCCCCTTCAAGATCGAACCGGAGGCGACGGATTTCCAAGACGGCCAATCTGCTTTCGCTAAACTGGATTTCGCGCGTGCCAAGGAAGCGTTTCAGACGGCGCTGAATCTTGATATCTGCCCGCTTCGCGCCCCCGACGACTTTATGGATATCGTTCGCAACTTGCCAAAAGCCGACGACGTTTGTGTGGTCGATTTCGACCGGCAACTGCGCGAGGTCTGCCTCGCCGAACAAGGGCACGATCTACTGGGCGACGAATACTTCCTGGACCACGTTCATCCGACCATCGACGTTCACCGCCGCCTGTCGCTGTGGATCGCCGATGCGATGCGCCGGTCCGAATGGTTATCGCCCGCCGCGCTCGGCACCAAGGATATTCCCAGCGAAACGCTCGCCGACGTGGACGCGTTGATCCAAAGTCGCATCGATCCGCGTAAACAAGGAGTCGCGCTGCGAAACCTCGCCAAGGTCATGCACTGGTCGGGCAAATTCGAAGTCGCCGAAGCCCGTGCTCGCGATGCGATCGCCAAACTCAACGGTGACGCCGAAAGTCAATTCATCTTGGCCGATTGCTTACGATGGACCGGCCGGATCGATGAATCGGTACGAGTTTACCAACGTGCGGTCAACGAATTTCCTGGTGACCTGCGGGGTGCACAGCGGTTTGGGCAGTTGCTCTTGGAACTTGGCCAATACGAAACGGCTCAGGGACTTTTCTCGATCGCTGTGATCGGTTGGCCGGAAACCAACCCACGTCATTGGTCGGCACGCTACCAACTTTCACTGGCGTGCATCGGCTTGGCTGACTTTGAATCCGCGCGAACCGAGCTCCAGCGATGTCACGAGCATGATCCAAAGAATATGGACGTAACGTTTGCGCTCGCCGAATCATGTGCCGGAGTCGGCGACACCGATACCGCCCTTAAACTTTACAATCGCGTCCTCGATGCCTTCCCCAACGATGTCGAAACCCACGTGCGTCTCGGCTACCTGCAGCTCAACCGCATGGATCCACAAGCCGCCGCCGCAAGCTTCGCCACGGCTCTCTTGCTCGCCCCCGAGCACCCCCAAGCCCAAGCAGGCAAACGCATCGCGTCCCAGCTGATTGCCACCCAATCGAAGTCAAGCCCCCGAACGTAA
- a CDS encoding DUF1579 domain-containing protein codes for MTDSLKLFTFAFGCMIVQCGLLQSNAVAQVPTAGPEYDVLRDDAGEWDVEITNYASGTPEVTKGIESNRMLGDFWLISNFEGKMMGLEFKGHGCTGYDAEAKKYVGTWVDSLSPGIMHMKGDYDKDKKTMTLVGIAPGMDGNPAKHRLTTVYKGGRRVMTMYITLQGGEETKFMQLAYTRKEK; via the coding sequence ATGACAGACTCACTCAAATTGTTTACCTTCGCGTTCGGTTGCATGATTGTTCAATGCGGACTCTTGCAATCTAACGCGGTTGCTCAAGTTCCAACTGCAGGCCCCGAATACGATGTTCTTAGAGACGATGCCGGGGAGTGGGATGTTGAAATCACCAATTACGCAAGTGGAACTCCTGAAGTCACCAAAGGCATTGAATCCAACAGGATGCTAGGCGACTTTTGGCTGATCAGCAACTTTGAAGGCAAAATGATGGGGTTAGAATTCAAAGGCCATGGATGCACTGGCTACGACGCCGAGGCAAAGAAATACGTTGGAACCTGGGTGGATTCTTTGAGTCCTGGAATAATGCACATGAAAGGTGACTACGACAAAGACAAAAAGACAATGACGCTTGTCGGAATTGCACCTGGCATGGACGGCAACCCGGCCAAACACAGGTTGACCACGGTCTACAAGGGTGGAAGACGTGTGATGACCATGTACATCACTCTCCAAGGCGGCGAAGAAACTAAATTCATGCAATTGGCGTATACAAGAAAAGAGAAGTAG